A window of the Hordeum vulgare subsp. vulgare chromosome 5H, MorexV3_pseudomolecules_assembly, whole genome shotgun sequence genome harbors these coding sequences:
- the LOC123399469 gene encoding phenylacetaldehyde reductase-like, translated as MAPPRRVCVTGGGGYIASWLVKLLLSRGYAVHATVRDPCDSKNAHLMQLDGAAENLRLFKADVLDSAALAAAVEGCEGVFHVASPVPADKILDPESEVMVPAVKGTVNILEVCSSMKVQKVVVVSSTSSVHFNPSWPQGKPKDESCWSDKKVCAQHELWYCLAKTVAEETALGYAEKNGLNVVTVCPCIVFGPQLQPVVNTSSELLVYVLKGGPNAMNGMLWHIVDVRDVADALLLVYEKPESSGRYISAPNYITTKAILDLLKKTYPDYNYVNCKAEVDHNYPITPISSAKLKNLGWKPRELEETLLDSIEYYRKTGILQDGEGDGHPCRLPDLFRFFHAAEE; from the exons ATGGCACCGCCGCGGCGCGTGTGCGTGACCGGCGGCGGCGGGTACATCGCCTCGTGGCTCGTCAAGCTGCTCCTCTCCCGGGGCTACGCCGTCCACGCCACCGTCCGCGACCCAT GTGATTCCAAGAACGCGCATCTGATGCAGCTGGACGGGGCGGCGGAGAACCTGCGTCTGTTCAAGGCCGACGTGCTCGACAGCGCCGCGCTGGCCGCCGCCGTCGAGGGGTGCGAGGGCGTCTTCCATGTCGCCTCCCCCGTCCCTGCGGATAAGATCCTCGATCCTGAG TCAGAAGTGATGGTGCCTGCCGTGAAGGGCACCGTAAATATCCTTGAAGTTTGTTCATCTATGAAGGTTCAGAAAGTTGTGGTGGTGTCATCCACTTCTTCTGTTCATTTCAACCCCAGCTGGCCTCAGGGTAAACCCAAGGATGAGAGTTGCTGGTCGGACAAAAAAGTGTGCGCACAACATGAG CTCTGGTACTGTCTTGCTAAAACTGTCGCTGAAGAGACGGCTTTGGGATATGCAGAAAAGAATGGGCTCAATGTTGTTACAGTATGCCCTTGTATTGTTTTTGGCCCACAACTACAGCCTGTTGTCAACACCAGCAGCGAGCTTCTCGTCTATGTTCTAAAAG GAGGTCCTAATGCGATGAACGGCATGCTGTGGCACATAGTCGATGTCCGTGATGTGGCTGATGCTTTGCTTCTAGTATATGAGAAACCAGAATCATCTGGGAGATATATCAGCGCACCAAATTACATTACCACAAAAGCGATTCTGGACTTGCTGAAGAAGACATACCCTGACTACAATTACGTTAACTG CAAGGCTGAGGTGGATCATAATTATCCTATCACCCCAATCTCGTCTGCAAAACTGAAGAATCTGGGCTGGAAGCCAAGGGAATTGGAGGAGACACTCCTGGATAGCATCGAATACTACCGGAAGACGGGAATTCTGCAGGATGGCGAGGGAGACGGACACCCTTGCCGCCTTCCTGATCTCTTCCGTTTCTTTCATGCCGCCGAAGAATGA